The following coding sequences lie in one Spinacia oleracea cultivar Varoflay chromosome 1, BTI_SOV_V1, whole genome shotgun sequence genomic window:
- the LOC130466227 gene encoding uncharacterized protein isoform X2 yields the protein MGTREVYEEKLRTGNVYHHDPTINPGLGTPRCPRCLFLLDSDSKNGEWTITSVLHDATAVVPLFNIMNKFDGETITEVVRPQIARMRYRVTKLPPYIIVHMQRFTKNNFFVEKNPTLGLHSEDCALCEEFDVVREQWAKFFTNKYLLLALARLIELV from the exons ATGGGAACCCGAGAAGTGTACGAGGAGAAGCTTCGAACTGGAAATGTGTATCACCATGATCCCACCATTAATCCTGGCCTcggcacccctcgctgcccccGTTGTCTCTTTCTCCTCGACTCCGATTCT AAAAATGGTGAATGGACAATTACTTCTGTCTTGCACGATGCTACAGCTGTG GTTCCACTTTTCAACATAATGAACAAGTTTGACGGGGAGACCATAACAGAAGTCGTGCGTCCTCAAATAGCTAGGATGCGATATCGTGTAACTAAACTGCCACCTTACATTATTGTGCACATGCAGCGTTTCACGAAGAACAACTTCTTTGTTGAGAAGAATCCCACCCTTG gtctacactccgaggattgcgccttatgcgaggaatttgatgtggttcgtgagcaatgggctaagttttttaccaacaagtatttattattggctttagcgcgcttgatcgagttggtttag
- the LOC130466227 gene encoding uncharacterized protein isoform X1 yields MCITMIPPLILASAPLAAPVVSFSSTPILKMVNGQLLLSCTMLQLWYALSLSLCLYPDKPSNSAAFEIEEVPLFNIMNKFDGETITEVVRPQIARMRYRVTKLPPYIIVHMQRFTKNNFFVEKNPTLGLHSEDCALCEEFDVVREQWAKFFTNKYLLLALARLIELV; encoded by the exons ATGTGTATCACCATGATCCCACCATTAATCCTGGCCTcggcacccctcgctgcccccGTTGTCTCTTTCTCCTCGACTCCGATTCT AAAAATGGTGAATGGACAATTACTTCTGTCTTGCACGATGCTACAGCTGTGGTatgctctctctctttctctttgcTTATACCCAGATAAGCCTTCGAACTCAGCCGCCTTCGAAATTGAGGAG GTTCCACTTTTCAACATAATGAACAAGTTTGACGGGGAGACCATAACAGAAGTCGTGCGTCCTCAAATAGCTAGGATGCGATATCGTGTAACTAAACTGCCACCTTACATTATTGTGCACATGCAGCGTTTCACGAAGAACAACTTCTTTGTTGAGAAGAATCCCACCCTTG gtctacactccgaggattgcgccttatgcgaggaatttgatgtggttcgtgagcaatgggctaagttttttaccaacaagtatttattattggctttagcgcgcttgatcgagttggtttag